In the Haloferula helveola genome, one interval contains:
- a CDS encoding discoidin domain-containing protein: MKTDRLDELLQCLLDGTLDDASREELDAQLLDSPEARERYRRTSAVHAALMRHASSELPSFADPHPEPRKIIRFPWRTLAAVAAVAMLIAVVDWIAVEQIRPKAEVLKVGQATWPDGARELTTGRLRANEPVELLAGRIELGYPSGARVVLEGPCRFNLESKEALTVLHGRASVHAPEGAEGFRIDTPGGNFIDRGTEFGVAVGSDGTNPVVLTEVFKGEIDVLTGQESELRLKGGESRGLVRDGAMIESLDESPIRLANSLHSQPSVSESDTANLALGKPVMSPGYCTRPHGSVFPPDNLTDGRLDDSGVPGDWSFWLAPDGESGEFTVDLIDTTSISRVSLQNTTNRSIDDRGIGRFEILGSLDNKHFEPLVEGTLPRTDPSLYGESLPFHDFTFPISELRYVKVVVLSHYRHPKRAANHPCQGGGLNEIRIFAE; the protein is encoded by the coding sequence ATGAAGACGGACCGACTCGACGAACTGCTGCAATGCCTGCTCGACGGCACACTCGATGACGCCAGCCGCGAGGAACTGGATGCCCAGCTTCTCGACTCGCCCGAGGCCCGCGAGCGGTATCGCCGAACGAGCGCCGTGCACGCCGCGCTGATGCGTCACGCAAGCTCGGAGCTGCCGTCTTTTGCCGACCCTCATCCGGAGCCTCGCAAGATCATCCGCTTCCCGTGGCGGACGCTCGCCGCGGTGGCGGCGGTGGCGATGCTGATTGCGGTCGTCGACTGGATTGCCGTCGAACAGATCCGCCCGAAAGCCGAAGTGTTGAAAGTCGGTCAAGCCACGTGGCCGGACGGAGCTCGGGAACTGACGACCGGTCGTCTGAGAGCCAACGAGCCCGTCGAACTCCTCGCCGGACGCATCGAGCTCGGCTACCCGAGTGGCGCCCGCGTGGTGCTCGAGGGCCCCTGCCGTTTCAATCTAGAATCAAAGGAAGCCCTGACCGTGCTTCACGGCCGCGCATCGGTGCACGCTCCGGAGGGCGCAGAAGGATTCCGGATCGACACTCCCGGCGGCAACTTCATCGACCGTGGTACCGAGTTCGGCGTCGCGGTGGGCAGCGACGGCACCAACCCGGTCGTATTGACCGAAGTCTTCAAAGGGGAGATCGACGTCCTCACCGGCCAGGAGTCGGAACTCCGGCTCAAGGGTGGCGAGAGCCGCGGCCTGGTGCGCGACGGCGCCATGATCGAGTCGCTCGACGAGTCGCCGATCCGGCTGGCGAATTCCCTTCATTCGCAACCTTCCGTGTCCGAGTCCGACACCGCCAACCTCGCCCTTGGCAAGCCGGTCATGAGCCCGGGTTACTGCACCCGTCCGCACGGATCGGTTTTCCCGCCGGACAACCTCACCGACGGCCGCCTCGACGACTCCGGGGTACCCGGCGACTGGTCGTTCTGGCTCGCCCCCGATGGGGAAAGCGGTGAGTTCACCGTCGACCTGATCGACACGACAAGCATCTCCCGCGTGTCACTGCAGAACACCACCAACCGCTCGATCGACGACCGCGGCATCGGGCGCTTCGAGATCCTCGGTTCGCTCGACAACAAGCACTTCGAGCCGCTTGTCGAAGGCACCCTCCCCCGCACCGATCCGTCGCTCTACGGCGAGTCCCTGCCCTTCCACGACTTCACTTTCCCGATCTCCGAGCTGCGCTATGTGAAGGTGGTCGTCCTTTCCCACTACCGCCATCCGAAGCGCGCCGCCAATCACCCCTGCCAAGGCGGCGGGCTCAACGAGATCCGAATTTTCGCCGAATGA
- a CDS encoding sigma-70 family RNA polymerase sigma factor, with translation MHENPANPEERMVSLIARHQPEIHRYIHSLLPDRMLADDVAQETNLVLWRKAAEYDPAQPFLPWALTIALYQVKAARRDSARDRHVFSDELVDLLAAEHPSTSAPDLDDALERCLGELSHKQRDLILARYQPGASVQEMAADRSQTPTALSLVLLRIRKALETCIERKLAQAG, from the coding sequence ATGCACGAAAATCCGGCCAACCCCGAGGAACGCATGGTGTCGCTGATCGCGCGACACCAGCCGGAGATCCATCGCTACATCCACTCGCTGCTGCCTGACCGCATGCTGGCCGACGACGTGGCGCAGGAAACCAACCTCGTGCTGTGGCGCAAGGCCGCCGAATACGATCCCGCACAGCCATTCCTGCCGTGGGCGCTGACCATCGCGCTCTATCAGGTGAAGGCGGCGCGGCGCGACTCGGCGCGGGACCGACACGTGTTCAGCGACGAACTCGTCGATCTGCTCGCGGCCGAGCACCCGAGCACCTCCGCGCCCGACCTCGACGACGCGCTCGAGCGCTGCCTGGGTGAACTTTCCCACAAGCAGCGCGACCTGATCCTCGCCCGCTACCAACCGGGGGCGTCGGTTCAGGAGATGGCCGCCGACCGTTCCCAGACACCGACCGCCCTGTCGCTGGTCCTCCTGCGCATCCGCAAGGCGCTGGAGACCTGCATCGAACGCAAACTCGCCCAAGCCGGATGA
- a CDS encoding FAD-dependent oxidoreductase — MPSRFFATLIIATLFSSSARSETYDVVVYGGTPGGITTAIAAAREGASVVLLEQTKHVGGLSTSGLNRDEGEHMAPETFGGLCVRFTTEAARRSGTGTDKRKKGPRVWLSHVAEQVFLEMLADAEVPVKYGQLIEGVEMKNSTLVSLAVRGGESYEAKIFVDATYEGDLMAKAKVSYTVGREARDTYGESLAGVRYMDEPIKVSPYDENGELLFGVMPGKPPAEFSASEHPICYNIRLNLTTDPEQRVPITRPPSYDASQHELLARCIEAGQLTRLGEIIGIYGIPRTRIRECNNRQFSIVSMSIPGAQTPWAEASFEERERIHQLYRDYTHGMLWFLKTDKRVPASIRKEMEPYGLCANEWKDNGHWPWYLYIRAARRMKGEYVLTLSDITEERSKEDVIHIGSHFIDSHHVTRYATDDGHFINEGRMWQEGMRFDIPYRALTPKAAECSNLLVPVCVSASNVAFAAIRLEPTWMHLGEVSGIAAAMAAKSGIAVQEVDVKPLQAKITEAGIPLK; from the coding sequence ATGCCATCCCGCTTCTTCGCAACCCTCATCATCGCCACCCTCTTCAGTAGCAGCGCCCGGTCGGAGACCTACGACGTGGTCGTCTACGGCGGAACGCCGGGCGGCATCACCACGGCGATCGCCGCCGCACGTGAGGGGGCTTCCGTGGTGCTCCTCGAACAGACGAAGCATGTCGGCGGGCTGAGCACCAGCGGGCTGAACCGCGACGAAGGCGAACACATGGCCCCGGAAACCTTCGGCGGCCTGTGCGTGCGATTCACCACCGAGGCCGCGAGGCGCAGCGGCACCGGCACCGACAAGCGGAAGAAAGGCCCGCGGGTCTGGCTGTCGCACGTGGCGGAACAGGTCTTCCTGGAAATGCTCGCCGATGCCGAGGTCCCGGTGAAATACGGCCAACTCATCGAGGGCGTGGAGATGAAGAACTCCACCCTCGTCTCGCTCGCCGTGAGAGGTGGTGAAAGCTATGAGGCCAAGATCTTCGTCGATGCGACCTACGAAGGCGACCTGATGGCCAAAGCGAAGGTCTCCTATACCGTCGGTCGCGAGGCGCGCGACACATACGGCGAGTCGCTTGCCGGAGTCCGCTATATGGACGAACCGATCAAGGTGTCGCCCTACGACGAGAACGGCGAACTCCTGTTCGGGGTGATGCCCGGCAAACCGCCCGCCGAGTTCTCCGCAAGCGAGCATCCGATCTGCTACAACATCCGGCTCAACCTGACGACCGACCCGGAACAACGGGTGCCGATCACCAGGCCGCCCAGTTACGACGCGAGCCAGCACGAGTTGCTCGCACGCTGCATCGAAGCCGGCCAACTGACACGACTCGGCGAGATCATCGGCATCTACGGCATCCCCAGGACCCGCATCCGCGAGTGCAACAACCGCCAGTTCTCGATCGTCTCGATGAGCATCCCCGGCGCCCAAACTCCGTGGGCCGAAGCGTCATTCGAAGAGCGCGAACGGATCCACCAACTTTATCGCGACTACACCCACGGCATGCTGTGGTTCCTGAAAACGGACAAACGGGTGCCGGCGTCCATTCGCAAGGAAATGGAGCCCTACGGTCTGTGCGCCAACGAGTGGAAGGACAACGGTCACTGGCCGTGGTATCTCTACATTCGCGCCGCGCGCCGGATGAAGGGCGAGTATGTGCTCACGCTGTCGGACATTACCGAGGAGCGATCGAAGGAGGATGTCATCCACATCGGGTCGCACTTCATCGACTCCCACCACGTGACCCGCTACGCGACCGACGACGGTCACTTCATCAATGAAGGAAGGATGTGGCAGGAAGGGATGCGCTTCGACATTCCCTACCGGGCCCTGACCCCCAAGGCCGCCGAGTGCAGTAACCTGCTCGTACCGGTCTGTGTCTCGGCCAGCAACGTCGCATTCGCCGCGATCCGCTTGGAGCCGACCTGGATGCACCTCGGTGAAGTCTCGGGCATCGCCGCCGCGATGGCGGCGAAGTCCGGAATCGCCGTTCAGGAGGTCGACGTGAAACCACTGCAGGCGAAAATCACCGAGGCGGGTATACCGCTGAAGTGA
- a CDS encoding PSD1 and planctomycete cytochrome C domain-containing protein — MTRLPLIALIATTAHAKVDFAKEVRPILNANCTACHGGVKDAGEVSFIYRERALGKGESGKPVIVPGDPDASEMMVRILSTDPDEVMPKPEHGPPLSKEETETIRQWIKEGAEWGEHWAFVAPEKHGLPEVKQADWPIRDLDRFVLARIEAEGLKPSPEADRALLLRRASLDLTGLPPTVAELDAFLADESPDAYEKQIDRLLASPAFGERWTSVWMDLARYADSEGLGVDGRRDVWKYRDWLVNAFNRDLPFDRFTIDQLAGDLIPNATLEQKLATAFHRLSQSNDEGGTDDEEFRVAAVIDRVNTTWEVWQGVTMGCVQCHSHPYDPVRHEEFYHFTAFFNQTADADLSEEFPKLTVPNDKTHYAAANEFQNQIEEAQEKLHQRHLKIDERSDWKPAKITKAVGTKATLSIVEENGISEYRADSNVAAGASYQLDIAVPTDLAQLTAVRLEFLPLDLVKAAHSAEWGAILKKFTLQVVGPDGQATAVPLAEIIADEPHPFFDPNGSLKGSNRGWGTYSKTFGPRHCTIVLEAPLKLGAGSKLRAILDNGPSILASFPMVSKRGRLYLTDQPVWITDRDSEAGLLYRKQIADARAKLKQLPSTSVPIMKERDPAFARETRIFERGNWLEKGDLVQPGTPEVFPPLPDTDEPARLRMARWIASPENPLTARVAVNRFWLELFGTGIVPTPEDFGSAGERPTHPELLDTLAVSFSTDMEWSVKRLLREIATSATYRQSAVVRPELEERDPSNQLLARGPRQRLTAEMVRDHSLAVAGFLSDKLGGPPVHPPIPDGVWKPFSSDPWKTPQEGDADRYRRSVYTYWKRSIPYPTFVTFDAPTRETCSKRRIVSNTPLQALAILNDPAFEECAKGLARRMKYDADGDLEDRLAFGYRAATSRKASPERLKELVRLYHELEAKYAADPKLMKGMAGTPDGAAFTIVASVMLNLDEALTR, encoded by the coding sequence ATGACCCGACTCCCACTCATCGCCCTGATCGCCACCACGGCGCACGCCAAGGTGGACTTCGCCAAAGAAGTCCGTCCGATCCTCAACGCCAACTGCACCGCCTGCCATGGCGGCGTGAAGGACGCCGGCGAGGTATCCTTCATCTACCGCGAGCGGGCCCTCGGCAAAGGCGAGTCGGGCAAGCCGGTGATCGTGCCGGGTGACCCGGACGCGTCCGAGATGATGGTGCGCATCCTTTCCACCGATCCGGATGAGGTGATGCCGAAGCCGGAGCACGGACCGCCGCTGTCGAAGGAGGAAACCGAAACGATCCGCCAGTGGATCAAGGAAGGCGCCGAGTGGGGCGAGCATTGGGCATTCGTCGCGCCCGAGAAACACGGCCTCCCCGAAGTCAAGCAAGCCGATTGGCCGATCCGTGATCTTGACCGGTTCGTGCTGGCGCGTATCGAGGCGGAAGGCCTGAAGCCGTCGCCCGAAGCAGACCGTGCCTTGCTCCTGCGTCGTGCTTCGCTCGACCTGACCGGCCTGCCACCGACCGTCGCGGAACTCGACGCGTTCCTCGCCGACGAATCACCCGACGCTTACGAGAAGCAGATCGACCGCCTGCTCGCCTCCCCTGCCTTCGGCGAGCGATGGACCAGCGTGTGGATGGATCTGGCGCGCTACGCCGACTCCGAAGGCCTCGGCGTCGACGGTCGTCGGGACGTTTGGAAATATCGCGACTGGCTGGTCAACGCCTTCAACCGCGACCTTCCCTTCGACCGGTTCACGATCGACCAGCTCGCCGGCGACCTGATCCCGAACGCAACGCTGGAGCAGAAACTCGCCACGGCATTTCACCGTCTCAGCCAGTCGAACGACGAGGGCGGAACCGACGACGAGGAGTTCCGCGTCGCGGCCGTGATCGACCGGGTCAACACGACCTGGGAAGTCTGGCAGGGCGTGACCATGGGCTGCGTGCAATGCCACAGCCACCCCTACGACCCGGTCCGCCACGAGGAGTTCTACCACTTCACGGCTTTCTTCAACCAAACGGCCGACGCCGACCTGAGCGAGGAGTTTCCAAAGCTGACCGTGCCCAATGACAAGACCCACTATGCCGCGGCAAACGAGTTCCAGAACCAGATCGAGGAAGCCCAGGAAAAGCTTCACCAACGGCACCTGAAGATCGATGAACGCTCCGACTGGAAGCCTGCGAAGATCACCAAGGCTGTCGGTACGAAAGCAACCCTGAGCATCGTCGAGGAAAACGGCATCAGCGAATACCGGGCCGACTCGAACGTCGCGGCCGGCGCCAGCTACCAGCTCGATATTGCCGTACCGACGGATCTGGCCCAGCTCACCGCAGTGCGTCTCGAGTTCCTTCCCCTGGACCTCGTGAAAGCCGCCCATTCGGCCGAGTGGGGTGCGATCCTGAAAAAGTTCACGCTGCAGGTCGTCGGTCCGGACGGTCAGGCGACCGCCGTTCCGCTCGCCGAGATCATCGCCGACGAGCCGCATCCGTTCTTCGATCCCAATGGTTCGCTCAAGGGAAGCAATCGCGGCTGGGGCACCTACTCGAAGACTTTCGGCCCCCGCCACTGCACGATCGTGCTCGAGGCACCGCTGAAGCTCGGCGCCGGATCCAAACTCCGCGCGATCCTCGACAACGGCCCGTCGATCCTCGCCAGTTTCCCGATGGTATCGAAGCGCGGGCGCCTCTACCTGACCGACCAACCGGTGTGGATCACCGACCGCGATTCGGAAGCGGGCTTGCTCTACCGCAAGCAGATCGCCGACGCCCGGGCGAAGCTGAAGCAGCTGCCGTCGACCTCCGTTCCGATCATGAAGGAACGCGACCCCGCGTTCGCCCGCGAAACGCGAATCTTCGAACGCGGCAACTGGCTCGAAAAGGGAGACCTTGTCCAACCCGGCACCCCGGAGGTTTTCCCACCGCTTCCGGATACCGACGAGCCGGCACGCCTGCGGATGGCCCGCTGGATCGCCTCGCCGGAGAACCCGCTGACGGCCCGGGTTGCGGTCAACCGCTTCTGGCTCGAGCTCTTCGGCACCGGCATCGTGCCGACTCCTGAGGACTTCGGCTCCGCCGGCGAAAGACCGACCCATCCCGAGCTCCTCGACACCCTCGCAGTCAGCTTCAGCACCGACATGGAATGGAGCGTGAAACGCCTCCTGCGCGAGATCGCGACCAGCGCCACCTACCGGCAATCGGCCGTGGTGCGCCCGGAACTGGAAGAGCGCGACCCGTCCAACCAACTGCTCGCCCGCGGGCCTCGGCAGCGGCTCACCGCCGAGATGGTTCGCGACCACTCGCTCGCCGTCGCCGGATTCCTGAGCGACAAGCTCGGCGGCCCACCCGTCCATCCGCCGATCCCCGACGGCGTCTGGAAACCCTTCTCCAGCGACCCGTGGAAAACCCCGCAGGAAGGCGACGCTGACCGCTACCGGCGTTCCGTCTACACCTACTGGAAACGCAGTATCCCCTACCCGACTTTCGTCACCTTCGACGCGCCGACCCGAGAGACCTGCTCCAAGCGCCGCATCGTTTCCAACACCCCCCTCCAGGCGCTCGCGATCCTCAACGATCCCGCTTTCGAGGAGTGCGCGAAAGGTCTCGCCCGCCGGATGAAATACGATGCCGACGGAGACCTCGAAGACCGGCTCGCCTTCGGCTACCGCGCAGCGACATCCCGCAAGGCATCGCCCGAACGCCTGAAGGAACTCGTCCGCCTCTA
- a CDS encoding DUF3500 domain-containing protein, translated as MKSLLPALFLALPIAAEELPAPLALQTAANAFLASLDDKKQERATFPFDSEERENWHYTPRDRKGLPLKDMNEAQKNAAVALANEILSERGAMQAAQIISLESVLAKLENNPQRRDPEKYFVAIFGTPGDKDGWAIRFEGHHLSVNVTLVGDKGFSVTPSFMGTNPGEIREGELKGMRPLAAEEDLARALALTLLESGKKDVLFSENPPKEILTGEERVAKQLEPVGVLASEMTEAQQEALFELISQYTGRYRADLAEADMAKIKKAGMDKIRFGWAGSTKPREAYYYRVQGPTFLMEGCNVQNNANHMHAVWRDTENDFARDLLGEHLDGHE; from the coding sequence ATGAAATCCCTCCTCCCCGCCCTGTTCCTGGCCCTCCCGATCGCTGCCGAGGAGTTACCCGCACCGCTTGCCTTGCAAACGGCTGCGAACGCATTCCTCGCCAGCCTCGACGACAAAAAACAGGAACGCGCGACCTTCCCCTTCGACTCCGAGGAACGCGAGAACTGGCACTACACGCCGCGCGACCGCAAGGGACTGCCGCTGAAGGACATGAACGAGGCGCAGAAGAACGCCGCGGTTGCTCTGGCCAACGAGATTCTCAGCGAACGCGGCGCAATGCAGGCGGCCCAGATCATCTCGCTCGAGAGCGTGCTGGCGAAGCTCGAGAACAACCCGCAACGCCGCGACCCGGAGAAATACTTCGTCGCGATCTTCGGCACGCCCGGCGACAAGGACGGCTGGGCGATCCGCTTCGAAGGGCACCATCTTTCGGTCAACGTTACACTGGTCGGCGACAAGGGATTTTCAGTCACACCGTCGTTCATGGGCACCAACCCTGGCGAGATCCGCGAAGGCGAACTGAAGGGCATGCGCCCGCTCGCCGCCGAGGAGGACCTTGCCCGCGCTCTTGCCCTCACGCTGTTGGAGTCCGGCAAGAAAGACGTCCTCTTCAGCGAGAATCCACCGAAGGAAATCCTGACCGGCGAAGAACGGGTGGCGAAACAACTCGAACCGGTCGGCGTGCTGGCATCCGAGATGACCGAGGCCCAGCAGGAGGCGCTGTTCGAACTCATCTCCCAATACACCGGCCGCTACCGCGCCGATCTGGCCGAGGCGGACATGGCGAAGATCAAGAAGGCGGGCATGGACAAGATCCGCTTCGGCTGGGCCGGCTCCACCAAGCCGCGCGAGGCCTACTATTACCGTGTCCAGGGACCGACCTTCCTGATGGAAGGCTGCAACGTTCAGAACAACGCCAACCACATGCACGCCGTGTGGCGCGACACCGAGAACGACTTCGCCCGCGACCTCCTCGGTGAGCATTTGGACGGACACGAGTGA
- a CDS encoding redoxin domain-containing protein, whose protein sequence is MKPALLSLVLVSSAFAAEPPPVLPIGSPAPDFTLPGIDGKDHSLSDFKDSKVLCLIFTCNHCPDAVAARGRMQEIHEDYADKGVAMVAINGNNPIGLRPDELGYSPYGDSFEEMKPFAEESGWTFPYLYDGETQSVTQAYGGQSTPHVFVFGPDRKLRYTGRMDDAGRSSGPVEKSYLRDALDAVLADKEVATPKTRSFGCSTKWLWKKDAVAKDQEAWEKREVVLEPMDVELAKKVKANDAGVVRLINFWSTTCAPCMAEFPDLVETYRRFQNRPFDMVTISLDPEAAAKKAEGFLKKQHAAVSPRSMDGLKKEGRTTINYRFSGENPDLLAEAIDPEWSGAQPHSVILSPKGEIVWRHTGRVEPVELRRQVLKAINDAEGE, encoded by the coding sequence ATGAAGCCAGCTCTGCTCTCCCTCGTTCTCGTCTCGTCCGCCTTTGCCGCCGAGCCGCCGCCGGTCCTGCCGATCGGCTCGCCGGCTCCGGATTTCACCCTGCCCGGAATCGACGGCAAGGATCACTCGCTCAGCGACTTCAAGGACTCGAAAGTGCTTTGCCTCATCTTCACCTGCAACCATTGCCCGGACGCCGTCGCCGCCCGTGGCCGGATGCAGGAGATCCACGAGGACTACGCGGACAAGGGCGTCGCGATGGTCGCGATCAACGGCAACAACCCGATCGGCCTGCGCCCTGACGAGCTCGGCTACTCGCCCTACGGGGATTCGTTCGAGGAGATGAAGCCCTTCGCCGAGGAGTCGGGCTGGACCTTCCCCTACCTCTACGATGGCGAAACGCAGTCGGTGACGCAGGCCTACGGCGGGCAGTCGACGCCGCACGTGTTCGTCTTCGGTCCCGATCGCAAGCTGCGCTACACCGGACGCATGGATGACGCTGGCCGTTCCTCGGGCCCGGTCGAGAAGAGCTATCTGCGCGACGCCTTGGATGCGGTCCTTGCCGACAAGGAAGTCGCCACTCCGAAGACGCGTTCGTTCGGCTGCTCGACCAAGTGGCTGTGGAAAAAGGATGCCGTCGCCAAGGATCAGGAGGCTTGGGAGAAGCGCGAGGTGGTGCTCGAGCCGATGGATGTCGAGCTGGCCAAGAAGGTAAAGGCCAACGATGCCGGTGTCGTCCGCCTGATCAACTTCTGGTCGACCACCTGTGCGCCGTGCATGGCGGAGTTTCCCGATCTCGTCGAAACCTACCGCCGCTTCCAGAACCGGCCGTTCGACATGGTGACGATCAGCCTTGATCCGGAAGCAGCCGCGAAGAAGGCCGAGGGCTTTCTGAAGAAGCAGCACGCCGCCGTTTCACCGCGCAGCATGGACGGCCTGAAAAAGGAGGGTCGCACGACGATCAACTACCGCTTCTCGGGTGAGAACCCCGACTTGCTTGCCGAGGCGATCGATCCGGAATGGAGCGGCGCGCAGCCGCACTCGGTGATCCTCTCGCCGAAAGGCGAAATCGTCTGGCGCCACACCGGCCGGGTCGAGCCGGTCGAGCTTCGCCGTCAGGTGCTGAAGGCGATCAATGATGCCGAGGGCGAGTGA
- a CDS encoding SMP-30/gluconolactonase/LRE family protein has protein sequence MISSPKLIVLATSLVALAPAAETIERLDPALDAIIPPDTEIETLCTGFQWAEGPVWLPEEKRLLFSDVPRNTIYTWKEGMTEAEVWMKPSGFTGPVSNRREPGSNGLALDAKGQLVLCEHGDRRVAVLTEDGGKMTIADQYEGKRFNSPNDLAIHSSGAIYFTDPPYGLPKDAKPELDFCGVFRVTPDGEVTLLDRSLDRPNGIALSPDEKTLYVAQSHGPRPIITAYPMKDDGTVGPGEVFFDCKPLDGPGAPDGLKVGPDGTVFSTGPGGLLIISKEGKLLGRVLCGRATANVGFGNDGRWLFLTSKDRILRLRLKE, from the coding sequence ATGATTTCATCCCCAAAGCTCATTGTCCTCGCCACCTCTCTGGTCGCGCTCGCCCCGGCAGCCGAGACCATCGAACGTCTCGACCCGGCCCTCGACGCGATCATTCCGCCTGACACCGAAATCGAAACCCTCTGCACGGGCTTCCAGTGGGCGGAAGGCCCTGTCTGGCTGCCGGAAGAGAAGCGGTTGCTCTTCTCCGACGTCCCGCGCAACACGATCTACACGTGGAAGGAGGGCATGACCGAGGCCGAGGTCTGGATGAAACCGTCGGGTTTCACCGGACCGGTCAGCAACCGCCGCGAGCCAGGCTCAAACGGGCTCGCGCTCGATGCCAAGGGACAACTTGTGCTCTGCGAACACGGCGACCGACGCGTCGCCGTGCTGACCGAGGACGGCGGCAAGATGACCATCGCCGACCAATACGAAGGCAAGCGCTTCAACTCGCCCAACGACCTCGCCATCCACAGCAGCGGCGCGATCTACTTCACCGATCCGCCCTACGGCCTGCCGAAGGACGCCAAGCCGGAACTCGATTTCTGCGGCGTGTTCCGCGTCACGCCCGACGGCGAGGTGACCTTGCTCGACCGCTCGCTCGACCGCCCGAACGGCATCGCGCTCTCGCCGGACGAGAAAACGCTCTACGTCGCCCAGTCGCACGGGCCCCGTCCGATCATCACGGCCTACCCGATGAAGGACGACGGCACGGTCGGGCCCGGTGAGGTGTTCTTCGACTGCAAACCCCTCGACGGCCCCGGCGCTCCGGACGGCTTGAAAGTCGGCCCCGACGGCACCGTCTTCTCCACCGGCCCGGGCGGACTGCTCATCATCAGCAAGGAAGGCAAACTGCTCGGACGCGTGCTCTGCGGCCGGGCCACCGCCAATGTCGGCTTTGGCAACGACGGCCGCTGGCTTTTCCTCACCTCCAAAGACCGAATCCTGCGTCTCCGACTCAAAGAATGA
- a CDS encoding ThuA domain-containing protein: MNSPISRSSGLTLALGFLLVAPSSVSAAEKLKALIMDGQNNHAVWPKSTIMMRQYLQDSGLFEVEIARTASIWKWEREESFLPLAGVGESEKAKKPEPDPDFAPDFGKYDVVVSNFGFNAANWPEATKRAFEKYMAEGGGLVSVHAANNSWGDWPEYNKMIGLGGWGGRNEKSGPYVYYDADGKVVRDDSPGRCGTHGPQSEFLITMRNTEHPITKGLPDFWTHTKDECYSMLRGPGEDMTILATAADTPKLKEAGRNEPMLMVLDYHKGRVFHTTLGHDTAAFEGVGFIVTFLRGAEWAATGKVTQEIPEDFPSKGEATSRPFELKKAE; encoded by the coding sequence ATGAACTCCCCAATCTCCCGTTCTTCCGGTCTGACGCTCGCTCTCGGATTCCTGCTGGTGGCTCCGTCGAGCGTCTCCGCGGCCGAGAAGCTGAAGGCGCTGATCATGGACGGTCAGAACAACCACGCGGTCTGGCCGAAATCGACGATCATGATGCGGCAGTATCTGCAGGACTCCGGACTGTTCGAGGTGGAGATCGCCCGCACCGCCTCGATCTGGAAGTGGGAGCGGGAGGAGTCGTTCCTTCCACTGGCCGGTGTCGGTGAATCGGAGAAGGCGAAGAAGCCCGAGCCCGATCCGGATTTCGCGCCGGACTTCGGCAAATACGACGTGGTGGTGAGCAACTTCGGCTTCAATGCCGCGAACTGGCCGGAGGCGACGAAGAGAGCATTCGAAAAGTACATGGCGGAAGGCGGCGGACTGGTGTCGGTCCACGCCGCCAACAACAGCTGGGGCGACTGGCCGGAGTACAACAAGATGATCGGCCTCGGTGGCTGGGGCGGACGGAACGAGAAGTCCGGGCCATACGTTTACTATGACGCCGACGGGAAGGTCGTCCGTGACGATTCACCGGGTCGCTGCGGCACGCATGGTCCGCAGAGCGAGTTCCTGATCACAATGCGCAACACCGAGCACCCGATCACCAAGGGATTGCCCGATTTCTGGACCCACACGAAGGATGAGTGCTACTCGATGCTGCGCGGACCCGGAGAGGATATGACCATTCTCGCTACCGCCGCCGATACTCCGAAGCTGAAGGAAGCGGGTCGCAACGAGCCGATGCTGATGGTGCTCGACTACCACAAGGGCCGGGTTTTCCACACCACTCTGGGGCACGATACGGCGGCGTTCGAGGGTGTCGGCTTCATCGTGACCTTCCTCCGCGGAGCCGAATGGGCGGCCACGGGCAAGGTGACCCAGGAGATCCCCGAAGACTTTCCCTCCAAAGGCGAAGCGACCTCGCGCCCGTTCGAGCTGAAGAAAGCCGAGTAG